One window of the Novipirellula caenicola genome contains the following:
- a CDS encoding sulfatase-like hydrolase/transferase, producing MTTNHPLRSLLLLAVVLLACPQTQAVETNTERPPNVILIMADDVSWECFGCYGADDYSTPNIDALASKGIRFDHCYSTPLCTPSRVKLMTGKYNFRNYTHFGYLDPQQKTFAQMMQSAGYKTAIAGKWQLNGLYHGAVGHDDNTRPIKAGFDEYCLWQLTAAKGGKQGGERFWSPPLEQNGKFLSKRDNHEQYGPDIMSDFLCDFIQRNKEQPFFVYYPTVLVHNPFVATPDTIGDSPRTHDANKAPKNADAQKANFVAMVHYLDKIVGKLVKQVEAAGQLDNTLFLFTADNGTNQSITSRWNGQAIRGGKGGTKDMGTHVPLVAYWKGHTPEGVVLDDLVDFTDFYATLAEAAGVQLGSDDPVDGRSFLPQLQGKTGNPRDWVLCHYQPYWGKFPGSQYVRNETYKLYRDGSFYRVPTDLLEANDLSAESLDSQAASTKDKLHTVLQSAPPAPPKKAGPQAKQRPIYPDWKDIVDPND from the coding sequence ATGACAACCAACCATCCATTGCGATCGCTACTGTTGCTTGCGGTTGTGCTTCTAGCGTGTCCACAAACGCAAGCAGTCGAAACAAACACCGAGCGGCCGCCCAATGTGATTTTGATCATGGCCGATGACGTCAGCTGGGAGTGTTTTGGATGCTACGGCGCCGACGACTACTCCACGCCAAACATCGACGCGTTGGCGTCCAAGGGCATCCGTTTTGACCACTGCTATTCGACTCCGCTTTGCACGCCGTCACGAGTGAAGTTGATGACGGGCAAATACAACTTTCGCAACTACACCCATTTCGGTTATCTGGATCCGCAGCAGAAAACGTTTGCTCAAATGATGCAGTCGGCGGGTTACAAGACCGCGATCGCAGGCAAGTGGCAACTCAATGGGTTGTATCATGGCGCCGTCGGGCACGACGACAACACACGGCCAATCAAGGCTGGGTTCGACGAGTATTGCTTGTGGCAACTGACTGCGGCGAAGGGCGGAAAACAAGGTGGCGAACGGTTCTGGAGTCCGCCGCTGGAACAAAACGGCAAATTTTTGAGCAAACGGGATAATCACGAGCAATACGGTCCCGACATCATGTCGGACTTCCTGTGCGACTTTATCCAGCGGAACAAAGAACAGCCGTTCTTCGTTTATTACCCCACGGTGTTGGTCCACAATCCGTTTGTCGCCACTCCGGATACGATCGGGGATTCACCGCGGACTCACGATGCGAACAAGGCTCCGAAAAACGCGGACGCCCAAAAGGCCAACTTTGTCGCAATGGTCCACTACTTGGACAAGATCGTCGGCAAGCTGGTCAAGCAGGTCGAAGCGGCCGGGCAACTCGACAATACGCTGTTCCTGTTCACTGCGGACAACGGCACCAACCAGTCGATTACCTCGCGTTGGAACGGGCAAGCGATTCGCGGCGGCAAAGGTGGCACCAAGGATATGGGGACACACGTCCCGCTGGTGGCATACTGGAAAGGGCATACACCGGAGGGCGTGGTGCTGGATGACCTCGTCGACTTTACCGATTTCTACGCCACGCTGGCCGAAGCCGCAGGCGTCCAACTCGGCAGCGACGATCCCGTAGACGGACGCAGTTTCCTGCCGCAATTGCAGGGCAAAACCGGCAATCCACGCGACTGGGTGCTCTGTCACTACCAGCCGTACTGGGGCAAATTCCCCGGCTCGCAATACGTTCGCAACGAAACGTACAAACTGTATCGTGACGGTAGCTTCTATCGGGTGCCGACTGATTTGTTAGAGGCGAATGACTTGTCAGCGGAGTCGCTCGATTCGCAGGCGGCATCCACGAAAGACAAACTTCACACCGTGCTGCAATCCGCGCCGCCCGCACCCCCGAAAAAAGCTGGCCCCCAAGCGAAGCAGCGGCCCATCTATCCTGACTGGAAAGACATCGTGGATCCCAACGACTGA
- a CDS encoding sulfatase — MKAISILRLLCPVVVCLCLCSSLWSAESSDRPNLVLIIADDMNWDDCGAYGHPAIRTPHIDQLANRGLRFEHAYLTTNSCSPSRSSILTGKYPHNTGAEQLHWPLPPESKTIAATLKQSGYYTAAAGKWHLGDAVRDHFDRIYEASTAGFVLPSGNEGEPVKMIAAQPSGCEDWERAIDDRPRDKPFFLWLAALDPHREYSEGALDPPHRHADVIVPPHLPDTPDVREDLRLYYDEIGRLDTYVGKVMSKLEQQNVSENTLILFISDNGRPFPRDKTTLYDGGIRTPWIVRWPDQVRGGVTTNSLVSAIDIAPTFLELAGIDKDTIHGMQIEGHSFAPVLRDPMTESRQYAFAEDHWHDYEDHARCVMDQHFKLIRNDYVDLPATPSADAGRGLSWQAMLRLQKEGKLTKQQQTCFVSPRPQWELYDLMRDPGELNNVIDDPAYQSVRKRLTQALQTWSEETSDYLPSRRTPDEFDRVTGEPDHSVRVRPRPSKKEMFGTNGKY; from the coding sequence ATGAAAGCGATTTCCATTCTTCGATTATTGTGTCCCGTTGTCGTATGTCTCTGTCTTTGTTCGTCGTTGTGGTCCGCCGAGTCGAGCGATCGGCCAAATTTGGTGCTGATCATTGCGGACGACATGAATTGGGACGATTGCGGCGCGTACGGGCACCCTGCGATCCGCACGCCGCATATCGACCAACTTGCCAACCGGGGACTCCGGTTCGAGCATGCGTACCTAACAACCAATTCATGCAGCCCTTCGCGCTCGAGCATCTTGACGGGCAAATATCCGCACAACACCGGGGCCGAGCAATTGCATTGGCCGCTGCCGCCGGAAAGCAAGACGATAGCTGCGACGCTGAAGCAATCCGGCTACTACACGGCGGCGGCGGGCAAATGGCATCTGGGCGACGCCGTGCGTGACCATTTTGATCGCATCTACGAAGCATCCACCGCTGGTTTTGTATTGCCATCGGGCAACGAGGGTGAGCCGGTAAAGATGATCGCGGCCCAACCGAGCGGCTGCGAAGATTGGGAGCGTGCAATCGACGACCGTCCGCGTGACAAGCCGTTCTTTCTGTGGCTAGCGGCACTCGATCCGCACCGTGAATACAGCGAAGGTGCGTTGGATCCGCCGCACCGTCATGCTGATGTGATCGTTCCGCCGCACTTACCAGACACCCCGGACGTCCGTGAAGATTTGCGGCTGTATTACGACGAAATCGGTCGGCTTGATACCTACGTCGGCAAAGTCATGAGCAAGCTGGAACAACAAAACGTCAGCGAAAACACCTTGATCTTGTTCATCAGCGACAACGGACGTCCCTTTCCACGCGACAAAACCACGCTCTACGACGGTGGCATTCGCACCCCTTGGATTGTCCGCTGGCCCGACCAGGTTCGCGGCGGGGTGACCACGAACTCGCTGGTCAGTGCGATCGATATCGCTCCCACTTTCCTGGAGCTCGCGGGGATCGACAAGGACACGATCCACGGCATGCAGATCGAAGGACACAGCTTTGCACCGGTCCTACGCGACCCGATGACCGAGTCTCGACAATACGCCTTTGCCGAAGACCACTGGCATGACTACGAAGATCACGCTCGCTGTGTCATGGATCAACATTTCAAACTGATTCGCAATGACTATGTCGACCTGCCTGCAACGCCATCGGCGGATGCCGGTCGCGGACTCTCGTGGCAAGCGATGCTGCGACTACAAAAAGAGGGCAAGCTGACCAAGCAGCAACAAACGTGTTTCGTGTCGCCTCGTCCGCAGTGGGAATTGTATGACCTGATGCGAGACCCGGGCGAATTGAACAACGTCATCGACGATCCTGCCTACCAATCGGTTCGCAAACGATTAACGCAGGCCTTGCAAACGTGGAGCGAAGAAACGTCCGACTACTTACCATCGCGTCGCACTCCCGACGAATTCGATCGCGTGACGGGGGAACCCGACCACAGCGTTCGCGTTCGTCCGCGTCCATCGAAAAAAGAGATGTTTGGCACGAACGGAAAGTATTAA
- a CDS encoding sulfatase, translated as MKPRTLLPILPLLLLLTITLYGDEPSKLQRADSRPNIVWIIPDDMSANFSCYGETAIETPNVDQLARRGVKFTNAYVTAPVCSTCRSAFITGMYQTSIGAHHHRSGRGTEKIELPQNVTLVPKLFQDAGYHTSITGWPLNGKLGKTDYNFQWDESVYDSNDWQDRKPGQPFFAQIQTAGGKLRGKDASGWDKIARQAKKEFGNSTGIDAVTLPPYYPDHPDILRDWTAYLDSVRLTDAMVGEVLDRLRREGVLENTLVLFMTDHGISHARGKQFMYDEGLHVPLVIAGPGVEPETVRDDVVEHIDIAALSLAAAGIDIPSSMQAKDILASDYEPREAVFAARDRCDETVDHMRSVRTNEFKYIRNFLPNRPYLQPCAYKDAKAILIALREYHAAGKLNEVQELIFRDVRPAEELYDVKSDPHEIHNLAGDPAYANKLKTLRDRLDRWMEETGDQGRQPESAKMYDSDMKVYTDRLALPKFDPAHLKEVQDNIAIMKKWAAEGK; from the coding sequence ATGAAACCCCGCACGCTCCTTCCGATCCTTCCACTTCTGCTGTTGCTGACCATCACGCTCTACGGCGACGAACCAAGCAAATTGCAACGTGCCGATTCGAGGCCCAACATTGTTTGGATCATTCCAGACGATATGTCCGCGAACTTTTCGTGCTATGGCGAAACCGCGATCGAGACTCCTAACGTCGACCAGCTTGCCCGTCGCGGCGTCAAGTTTACCAACGCGTATGTTACCGCGCCGGTATGTTCGACGTGTCGATCGGCATTTATCACCGGGATGTATCAAACCAGCATTGGGGCGCATCATCATCGCAGCGGACGTGGGACTGAAAAAATCGAGTTACCTCAAAACGTCACGCTGGTTCCCAAGCTTTTCCAAGACGCGGGTTACCACACCTCGATCACCGGTTGGCCACTGAACGGCAAGCTGGGCAAAACCGACTACAATTTCCAGTGGGACGAATCGGTCTACGACAGCAACGATTGGCAAGACCGCAAACCGGGGCAGCCGTTCTTTGCTCAAATTCAAACCGCGGGCGGCAAACTGCGAGGCAAGGACGCAAGCGGATGGGACAAGATCGCTCGGCAAGCCAAAAAAGAATTTGGCAACAGCACGGGCATCGATGCTGTCACGTTGCCGCCATATTACCCTGATCATCCCGATATTTTGCGAGACTGGACTGCCTATCTGGATTCGGTTCGCTTGACCGATGCGATGGTGGGCGAAGTGCTTGATCGACTCCGGCGCGAAGGCGTGCTCGAGAACACCTTGGTGCTGTTCATGACCGATCATGGCATCAGCCACGCTCGTGGCAAACAATTCATGTACGACGAAGGACTGCACGTGCCGTTGGTGATTGCGGGTCCGGGCGTTGAACCGGAAACGGTCCGCGATGATGTGGTCGAGCATATTGACATCGCGGCACTTTCGCTGGCGGCGGCGGGAATTGACATCCCGAGTTCCATGCAAGCCAAGGATATCTTGGCAAGTGACTACGAGCCGCGTGAGGCGGTTTTCGCCGCTCGCGACCGCTGTGACGAAACGGTCGACCACATGCGATCGGTGCGAACCAACGAATTCAAATACATCCGCAACTTTCTACCAAACCGTCCCTATTTGCAGCCTTGCGCGTACAAAGATGCCAAGGCAATTTTGATCGCGCTGCGTGAATATCACGCTGCGGGCAAGTTAAACGAAGTGCAAGAATTGATCTTTCGCGACGTACGGCCCGCCGAAGAACTTTACGACGTCAAAAGCGATCCTCACGAGATTCATAATTTGGCAGGCGATCCGGCGTACGCAAACAAGCTGAAAACGCTGCGTGATCGTTTGGACCGATGGATGGAAGAGACCGGCGACCAAGGACGCCAACCCGAATCAGCCAAGATGTACGACAGCGATATGAAGGTCTACACCGACCGGCTTGCATTGCCCAAATTTGATCCGGCTCACTTGAAGGAAGTCCAGGACAACATTGCGATCATGAAAAAATGGGCCGCCGAAGGCAAGTAA
- a CDS encoding SPW repeat domain-containing protein: protein MWGRVIEIMTAVWLAASPFVFQSPVDPVMLWIDFGIALLISTFAGLSYWPPTRHAHLLTLAVATGLIVWGRLAVLPPPPIHQNHIVVGLFLLMIALIPNYASRPPRAWRHDTADSVS from the coding sequence ATGTGGGGACGCGTGATCGAAATCATGACTGCGGTGTGGCTTGCGGCCAGCCCGTTCGTTTTTCAGTCTCCGGTCGATCCTGTGATGTTATGGATTGACTTTGGAATTGCGTTACTGATCAGCACGTTTGCCGGGCTTTCGTATTGGCCGCCTACACGGCATGCTCACCTGCTGACTTTGGCGGTAGCCACGGGGTTGATCGTATGGGGCCGACTCGCGGTGCTGCCTCCGCCGCCGATTCACCAAAACCACATCGTCGTAGGCCTGTTCTTGTTGATGATCGCGTTGATTCCCAATTACGCTTCGCGTCCACCGCGAGCATGGCGGCACGACACGGCAGACTCGGTGTCCTAG
- a CDS encoding NAD(P)-dependent oxidoreductase: protein MSSERPCVIVTGSSGLLGNLTCRRLAEAGYEVFGFDRVGLPEPPKALQHVHDIECDITDYSSVQGAMQNVRGKTGGKLASVVHMAAYYDFSGEDSELYNTVTINGTDRLLNALEDFECEQFLFTSTMLVHAPCAVGERIREDDPLKAKWPYPQSKIETERLIREGHPNVRSVFLRVAGVYTDDGRQPTIVQQIKRIYEKDFQARFFPGDTDAGQAAVHLEDAVDAIVRTVERRDAIAPKTAILIGEEETLSYQTLQNLIGKQLHGKEWATMEIPKPVAKVGAAVSDVLQGGDAFIKPFMVAMADDHYALDISRAKELLGWEPKHSLSMTLPKMTEALKADPDKWYKQNGLER, encoded by the coding sequence GGCTATGAAGTGTTCGGGTTCGACCGTGTTGGTTTGCCTGAGCCCCCCAAAGCACTCCAGCACGTGCATGACATCGAGTGCGACATCACTGACTACTCTTCGGTTCAAGGCGCCATGCAAAATGTCCGTGGCAAAACCGGTGGCAAACTCGCTAGCGTGGTGCATATGGCGGCCTACTACGATTTCTCGGGCGAAGACAGCGAACTGTACAACACCGTCACCATCAACGGCACCGATCGACTACTGAACGCCCTTGAAGATTTCGAGTGCGAACAGTTCCTATTCACCAGCACCATGTTGGTGCATGCTCCATGTGCAGTGGGAGAAAGAATCCGTGAGGACGATCCGCTTAAAGCGAAATGGCCCTACCCACAGAGCAAGATTGAAACCGAACGGCTGATCCGCGAAGGACACCCCAATGTTCGCTCGGTGTTCCTGCGTGTTGCCGGTGTCTACACCGACGATGGACGTCAACCGACGATTGTCCAGCAGATCAAACGAATCTACGAAAAGGATTTTCAAGCTCGCTTTTTCCCCGGTGATACCGATGCAGGGCAAGCAGCGGTGCACTTAGAAGACGCCGTTGATGCGATCGTCCGCACTGTTGAACGGCGTGATGCGATCGCACCGAAAACCGCAATTTTGATTGGCGAAGAAGAAACGCTGTCGTACCAAACGCTACAGAACCTGATTGGCAAACAATTGCATGGCAAGGAATGGGCGACGATGGAGATCCCCAAACCGGTTGCCAAAGTAGGGGCGGCCGTCAGTGACGTACTGCAGGGCGGCGATGCGTTCATTAAACCGTTCATGGTCGCGATGGCGGACGACCACTACGCCCTGGATATTTCACGTGCCAAAGAGTTGCTCGGCTGGGAACCGAAGCATTCGCTTTCGATGACGTTGCCGAAGATGACGGAGGCGCTCAAAGCCGATCCCGACAAATGGTATAAGCAAAACGGTTTAGAGCGATGA
- a CDS encoding sulfatase, translating into MAVLPCTKVTAADAEITTIPKQPNIVLLFVDDYGWADMGCRNPVFETPNIDQLVHEGLDFRQAYIACPTCSPSRGTLLTGKHPVRLDLVRHIPTGPKHADFDKFGRTETEFNWLETDPAQFPCRNWLPLEETTYAEALGELGYYNQFIGKWHLGHEEYHPVKQGFDEQIGTSNWGHPKSYHPPYFVNSDVLVDEKERYLTDKLTDESVQFIKSYDKAKPFMLSLWYYTVHGPHDGREDLVKHFQAKGLTGPYAHYAAMVKALDESVGRVRDAIKAKGIENDTIVILLSDQGGAFDNPPFHGGKKVDTLYEGGARVPFVFHWPGITKTGSENNSIVQSTDLFPTLLEIAGGDPSKYKDLDGVSLVSTIRNNSTLARDEPIFGYRAYEDLYASVRLGDWKLLAYRSGTVKLYNIANDIGEQRDLSETHPEKTREFVQKLAAWERKMNVQKYSGIQ; encoded by the coding sequence TTGGCTGTTCTACCTTGCACGAAGGTGACTGCGGCCGATGCGGAGATCACGACGATCCCCAAACAACCCAATATCGTTTTGCTGTTTGTCGACGATTATGGTTGGGCCGATATGGGGTGTCGCAATCCTGTGTTTGAAACGCCAAACATTGATCAACTGGTTCACGAAGGACTCGATTTTCGCCAAGCCTATATCGCGTGTCCGACATGCAGTCCCAGTCGCGGCACGCTGTTGACGGGGAAACATCCAGTGCGACTCGACTTGGTGCGTCATATTCCGACCGGCCCCAAGCACGCCGATTTCGACAAGTTTGGCCGCACCGAAACGGAGTTCAATTGGCTGGAGACGGATCCGGCCCAGTTTCCTTGCCGCAATTGGTTGCCGCTCGAGGAGACGACTTATGCCGAAGCACTTGGCGAACTCGGCTACTACAACCAATTTATCGGAAAGTGGCATCTCGGGCACGAGGAATACCATCCGGTCAAACAAGGATTCGACGAGCAGATCGGCACCTCGAACTGGGGACATCCAAAGTCGTATCACCCACCTTACTTTGTCAACTCGGATGTTTTGGTTGACGAAAAGGAACGATATCTGACGGACAAATTGACCGACGAATCGGTTCAGTTTATTAAGAGCTATGACAAAGCCAAACCGTTCATGTTGTCGCTGTGGTATTACACCGTGCATGGACCTCACGACGGACGCGAAGACCTGGTCAAACATTTTCAAGCGAAAGGTTTAACAGGCCCCTACGCACACTATGCCGCGATGGTCAAAGCACTCGACGAATCGGTGGGCCGCGTCCGCGATGCCATCAAGGCCAAGGGAATCGAAAACGATACGATCGTGATTTTGTTATCGGACCAGGGGGGTGCGTTTGATAATCCACCGTTTCATGGCGGCAAGAAAGTCGACACGCTGTACGAGGGTGGTGCACGCGTACCGTTCGTCTTCCACTGGCCGGGCATTACCAAAACGGGCTCGGAAAACAACAGCATCGTTCAATCGACCGACCTGTTTCCGACGCTCCTCGAAATCGCCGGCGGCGATCCGTCGAAGTACAAAGACCTTGACGGTGTGTCGCTGGTCTCGACGATCCGAAACAACAGTACGCTCGCGCGAGACGAACCGATTTTTGGCTACCGTGCCTACGAAGACTTGTATGCCTCGGTGCGACTGGGCGACTGGAAACTGCTCGCCTACCGCAGCGGCACGGTGAAGCTCTACAACATCGCCAATGACATTGGCGAACAGCGAGATCTGTCAGAAACTCATCCCGAGAAAACGCGAGAGTTCGTACAAAAATTGGCTGCGTGGGAGCGAAAGATGAATGTGCAAAAGTATTCGGGAATACAATAG
- a CDS encoding vitamin K epoxide reductase family protein: MSQSPTAPRHLNTDRVNTDRENTDRGSTAPKDIDPLNRPVPPYKHNPSAWSQRIPICLLAFVAAIISSHLSLYQWGLIDSAWDPVFGDGSNRVLKSDTAMSMYRILGIHDAALGVLAYLGDAVLGFAGSPRRWQYRPWLVILFGIDVIPLGIVSVVLVVIQAFVLGEWCFLCLVTAAISLILVYWAWDEVRVSLAYLKIVWQDHHDVKLFWKAFWGSRTEQLDQAGEKLLSREVA; the protein is encoded by the coding sequence ATGAGTCAATCGCCCACGGCCCCCCGCCACTTAAATACCGATCGGGTAAACACTGATCGCGAGAACACCGATCGCGGCAGTACTGCCCCCAAGGACATTGATCCGCTGAATCGGCCAGTACCTCCCTACAAACACAATCCGTCGGCGTGGAGTCAACGCATTCCGATTTGTCTGTTGGCGTTTGTTGCCGCGATCATTTCGTCGCATCTATCGCTTTATCAGTGGGGGCTGATTGATAGTGCATGGGACCCGGTGTTCGGTGATGGCAGCAACCGGGTGCTTAAATCAGATACTGCGATGTCGATGTATCGCATCTTAGGGATTCACGACGCCGCGCTCGGCGTATTAGCCTATCTCGGTGACGCCGTCCTCGGGTTTGCCGGATCACCACGTCGTTGGCAATACCGCCCGTGGCTCGTGATTCTGTTTGGGATTGACGTGATTCCGCTGGGGATCGTCAGCGTCGTGTTGGTGGTGATTCAAGCATTTGTGCTCGGTGAGTGGTGTTTTCTATGCTTGGTCACCGCAGCAATCTCGCTGATCTTGGTCTACTGGGCTTGGGATGAAGTCCGCGTTTCACTCGCGTATCTAAAAATTGTTTGGCAAGATCATCACGACGTGAAGTTATTCTGGAAAGCGTTCTGGGGTTCCCGCACCGAGCAACTTGATCAGGCTGGTGAAAAACTTCTCTCGCGCGAGGTGGCATGA
- a CDS encoding sulfatase-like hydrolase/transferase translates to MMTNWKSPVLALAVVIATVVAFAGTSRPIAAADRQPNIVLIMADDLGIEGLGCYGGLSYATPQLDQLAAEGLRFSHAHAQPLCANTRMQLMTGMHNDRNWICFGIMDPSEKTFGHYLQQVGYKTCIAGKWQLQSYDPPDYPGAETRRGIGMHPKDSGFDSYALYHSLHTEDKGSRYANPTWLEDGTLKQAAGQYGPDQWVDYINAFMEREKANPFFVYYPMALPHWPMNPTPDSADWNDPEKRLDEDPRYFKDMVEYMDKCVGKVVQKIDDLGLRENTLILFYSDNGTHLSITSQTQNGPVAGGKGLPTDAGTHVPLIANWPGMIQPGVSDALVDSTDFLPTMMQAAGHPLPSDHDLDGISFYPELVGEDSSSPRRQWIYSFYDPRPGWDKDHFTRHVSARDRRWHLYETGQLFDVQEDVLEQRPITAENDTAETAAVRKRLAAVLKSQSQSNNDVQ, encoded by the coding sequence ATGATGACAAATTGGAAAAGTCCTGTATTGGCATTGGCTGTCGTGATCGCGACGGTCGTCGCATTTGCCGGCACGTCGAGACCGATCGCCGCGGCTGATCGCCAGCCGAACATTGTGCTGATCATGGCCGATGATCTCGGCATCGAGGGACTTGGGTGCTACGGCGGACTCAGTTATGCCACGCCCCAACTCGATCAACTTGCCGCCGAAGGACTTCGCTTCTCGCACGCTCATGCTCAGCCGCTTTGTGCGAACACTCGCATGCAGTTGATGACGGGGATGCACAATGATCGCAATTGGATTTGCTTTGGGATCATGGATCCAAGCGAGAAAACGTTTGGTCACTATCTACAGCAAGTCGGCTACAAGACCTGTATCGCGGGCAAGTGGCAGCTGCAAAGTTACGATCCACCGGACTATCCTGGCGCGGAAACTCGCCGTGGTATCGGCATGCACCCCAAAGATTCCGGCTTTGATTCATACGCCTTGTATCATTCGCTGCATACCGAAGACAAAGGTTCGCGATACGCCAACCCCACTTGGCTCGAAGACGGCACGCTAAAACAGGCCGCCGGGCAATACGGGCCGGACCAATGGGTGGATTACATCAACGCGTTCATGGAACGTGAAAAAGCCAACCCATTCTTTGTCTATTACCCGATGGCACTACCCCATTGGCCGATGAATCCGACGCCCGACAGCGCCGATTGGAATGATCCAGAAAAGCGACTTGACGAAGATCCTCGCTATTTCAAAGACATGGTCGAGTATATGGACAAGTGTGTCGGCAAGGTCGTGCAGAAAATTGACGACCTTGGTTTGCGAGAGAACACCTTAATCCTGTTCTACAGTGACAACGGCACGCATCTTTCGATCACCTCGCAAACACAAAATGGGCCTGTCGCCGGAGGCAAGGGATTGCCTACCGATGCGGGAACGCATGTACCGCTGATCGCGAATTGGCCGGGAATGATTCAACCGGGCGTTTCTGATGCGCTAGTCGATTCGACTGACTTTCTTCCGACGATGATGCAGGCGGCCGGGCATCCATTGCCATCGGACCACGATTTGGATGGGATCAGCTTTTATCCAGAATTGGTCGGAGAGGACTCTTCGTCACCACGTCGTCAGTGGATCTATTCGTTTTACGATCCTCGTCCGGGATGGGACAAAGATCATTTCACCCGCCATGTCTCGGCTCGCGATCGACGTTGGCATTTGTACGAAACGGGCCAGCTTTTTGATGTTCAGGAGGACGTGTTAGAGCAGCGTCCGATCACCGCCGAGAACGACACCGCCGAAACCGCGGCGGTACGTAAACGTTTGGCCGCCGTATTGAAATCGCAATCACAGTCGAACAACGACGTGCAGTGA